In Halobaculum limi, one DNA window encodes the following:
- a CDS encoding M24 family metallopeptidase: MSAESTDDETGVDPDALDTDYGPLAAELDARDAVGFVAVGDRFDDDLRWLTRFSGPDRAYAFVAVASDAATDDTGGPHTALCAPALFDDQARREFPGDEVRVDRQGDPAGVRAAATLAAHGVDGGTVLVPQGIPHDAAVYLERAGYDVASAEAVARARETKTDAELDRLRRVQRAAIRGMARAEEILAASTVDAERDELRWNGGVLSTERLRRQVNEVLAAHGVRDAGNTVVGAGPTAADLHYTGTDVIRPGETVLLDISPRGPDGYYGDVTRTFAVDPEGGWERRAYVAVKAAREAALEEVAAGVPASAVHEEAAAELAAHGFRVDSSEVGFTHSTGHGVGVSLHEGPSLGGDDELRAGHVVTIEPGVYDPEVGGVRLEDLIVVTDDGFAFLGEYPFSLVPRERE, translated from the coding sequence ATGTCCGCGGAGTCGACCGACGACGAGACCGGCGTCGACCCCGACGCCCTCGACACCGACTACGGCCCACTCGCCGCCGAACTCGACGCTCGCGACGCCGTCGGGTTCGTCGCCGTCGGCGACCGCTTCGACGACGACCTCCGATGGCTGACTCGCTTCTCCGGTCCCGACCGTGCGTACGCGTTCGTCGCCGTCGCTAGCGATGCGGCCACGGATGACACCGGCGGCCCCCACACCGCGCTGTGTGCTCCCGCCCTGTTCGACGACCAGGCGCGGCGGGAGTTCCCCGGCGACGAGGTTCGCGTCGACCGACAGGGCGACCCCGCGGGCGTCCGCGCGGCGGCGACACTCGCTGCCCACGGCGTCGACGGCGGGACGGTACTCGTCCCGCAGGGCATCCCCCACGACGCGGCGGTGTACCTCGAACGGGCGGGGTACGACGTGGCCTCGGCCGAGGCCGTCGCCCGCGCCCGCGAGACGAAGACCGACGCGGAACTCGACCGTCTCCGGCGCGTCCAGCGAGCGGCGATTCGAGGGATGGCCCGCGCCGAGGAGATTCTCGCGGCATCGACCGTCGACGCCGAGAGAGACGAACTCCGCTGGAACGGTGGCGTCCTCTCGACCGAACGCCTTCGTCGACAGGTGAACGAAGTCCTCGCCGCACACGGAGTCCGTGACGCGGGCAACACCGTCGTCGGCGCGGGACCGACCGCCGCGGACCTCCACTACACCGGAACCGACGTAATCCGACCCGGCGAGACCGTCCTCCTGGACATCTCGCCGCGTGGTCCCGACGGCTACTACGGCGACGTAACCCGGACGTTCGCAGTCGACCCCGAGGGCGGGTGGGAGCGGCGCGCGTACGTCGCGGTGAAAGCCGCCCGCGAGGCCGCACTCGAGGAGGTCGCCGCGGGCGTTCCGGCGTCGGCGGTTCACGAGGAGGCGGCCGCCGAACTCGCGGCCCACGGCTTCCGCGTCGACTCTAGCGAGGTGGGCTTCACCCACTCGACGGGGCACGGCGTCGGCGTCTCCTTGCACGAGGGGCCGTCGCTCGGGGGCGACGACGAACTCCGCGCCGGCCACGTCGTCACGATCGAACCCGGCGTGTACGACCCGGAGGTAGGTGGCGTCCGACTGGAAGACCTGATCGTCGTCACTGACGACGGCTTCGCGTTCCTCGGTGAGTACCCCTTCTCGCTGGTGCCGCGCGAGCGTGAGTAA
- a CDS encoding pyridoxal-phosphate-dependent aminotransferase family protein: MTEKREYTGDYPEKRLYIPGPTEVREDVINEMCQPMFGHRMDRMTDLYTTIVEDTKEFLGTDNDVIVLTASGTEFWEASTLNLVDEDILCTTCGAFGERHANVADRLGKNVDRLEYEWGDAVKPEDVRAALEENDAKYDVVTCVMNESSTGVRNPVEAIGDVVAEYPDTYFVVDAVSCLGGDYVDIDAHGIDVIFASTQKAFAMPPGLVTCVVSEDAYQRELENDSASWYGGFQRAIDYYDRKGQTHSTPAIPIMLAYRKQMKHMLDEGHEGRSERHREMAEYTREWAREHFAMFPEEGYESQTVACIENTRGIDVAGTIEQVSEEYDFAFSNGYGDLGEETFRIGHMGEHDVESIKELTDAIEDVAGL; the protein is encoded by the coding sequence GTGACCGAGAAACGCGAATACACAGGCGACTACCCCGAGAAGCGACTGTACATCCCCGGCCCGACCGAGGTCCGCGAGGACGTGATCAACGAGATGTGCCAGCCGATGTTCGGGCACCGGATGGACCGGATGACCGACCTCTACACGACCATCGTCGAGGACACCAAGGAGTTCCTCGGCACCGACAACGACGTCATCGTGCTGACGGCGTCCGGAACGGAGTTCTGGGAGGCGTCGACGCTCAACCTCGTCGACGAGGATATCCTCTGTACGACCTGTGGGGCGTTCGGCGAGCGACACGCCAACGTCGCCGACCGCCTCGGCAAGAACGTCGACCGACTGGAGTACGAGTGGGGCGACGCCGTCAAACCCGAAGACGTCCGCGCGGCGTTGGAAGAGAACGACGCGAAGTACGACGTCGTCACCTGCGTGATGAACGAGTCGTCGACGGGCGTGCGCAACCCCGTCGAGGCCATCGGCGACGTCGTCGCGGAGTACCCGGACACGTACTTCGTCGTCGACGCCGTCTCCTGCCTCGGCGGCGACTACGTCGACATCGACGCCCACGGCATCGACGTCATCTTCGCGTCCACCCAGAAGGCGTTCGCGATGCCGCCGGGCCTTGTCACCTGCGTCGTCAGCGAGGACGCCTACCAGCGCGAACTGGAGAACGACTCCGCCTCGTGGTACGGCGGGTTCCAGCGAGCCATCGACTACTACGACCGGAAGGGACAGACGCACTCCACGCCCGCCATCCCGATTATGCTCGCGTACCGCAAGCAGATGAAGCATATGCTGGATGAGGGCCACGAGGGGCGCAGCGAGCGCCACCGCGAGATGGCCGAGTACACCCGCGAGTGGGCCCGCGAGCACTTCGCGATGTTCCCCGAGGAGGGGTACGAGTCACAGACGGTCGCGTGTATCGAGAACACCCGCGGCATCGACGTAGCGGGGACCATCGAGCAAGTGAGCGAGGAGTACGACTTCGCGTTCTCCAACGGCTACGGCGACTTGGGCGAGGAGACGTTCCGCATCGGTCACATGGGCGAACACGACGTCGAGTCGATCAAGGAACTGACCGACGCCATCGAAGACGTCGCCGGCCTGTAA
- a CDS encoding DUF7533 family protein, which translates to MALGILEQVGLAATLIFALPVAVFGIQSLLDGNTVLGVGFLVVAVLMVLLPRRLTTPDDVPGAVAEKAVGSVVKSPETNQNDEE; encoded by the coding sequence GTGGCACTCGGCATCCTCGAACAGGTCGGCCTCGCGGCGACGCTCATCTTCGCGCTCCCGGTCGCCGTCTTCGGCATCCAGTCGCTGCTCGACGGCAACACCGTCCTCGGCGTCGGCTTCCTCGTCGTCGCCGTCCTGATGGTGTTGCTCCCGCGTCGCCTCACGACGCCCGACGACGTGCCCGGTGCGGTCGCCGAGAAGGCGGTCGGGTCGGTCGTGAAATCGCCGGAGACGAACCAGAACGACGAGGAGTGA
- a CDS encoding DUF502 domain-containing protein translates to MDALARLRSSFIAGLFLVLPLAVTLFVLDWAVNRLTITLAPVVSETGLAELVGNEVLATALAVVIIAFGVTLLGFVASHEAGRRLFGGFERGVRLLPVVRAVYFGVRQVSESLASPSDGFDRVVVAEFPRDGTYAIGFITNPAPSGVRRVAGEDLMTVFFPHSPNPTAGKLAMMHPDDYDEIDMSVARGLRLLVTTGLSVDDPKRLPAPVAADD, encoded by the coding sequence ATGGACGCGCTCGCACGACTTCGGTCGAGTTTCATCGCGGGGCTGTTCCTGGTGTTGCCGTTGGCGGTCACGCTGTTCGTCCTCGACTGGGCGGTCAACCGACTCACCATCACGCTCGCGCCGGTCGTCAGCGAGACTGGTCTCGCAGAACTTGTCGGGAACGAGGTGCTGGCGACGGCGCTCGCGGTCGTCATCATCGCCTTCGGCGTGACGTTGCTCGGCTTCGTCGCCTCTCACGAAGCTGGCAGACGACTGTTCGGTGGCTTCGAGCGCGGGGTGCGACTCCTCCCGGTCGTCCGGGCGGTGTACTTCGGCGTCCGGCAGGTGAGCGAGTCGCTCGCCTCGCCGAGCGACGGCTTCGACCGCGTCGTCGTCGCGGAGTTCCCCCGCGACGGCACGTACGCCATCGGCTTCATCACCAACCCCGCCCCGAGTGGCGTCCGTCGGGTCGCTGGCGAGGATCTGATGACGGTGTTCTTCCCGCACAGTCCGAACCCCACCGCGGGCAAACTCGCGATGATGCACCCCGACGACTACGACGAGATCGATATGAGCGTGGCTCGCGGCCTGCGACTGCTCGTGACGACCGGCCTCTCTGTCGACGACCCCAAGCGGCTTCCCGCGCCCGTCGCCGCCGACGATTGA
- a CDS encoding riboflavin synthase, translated as MFTGIVETAGEVLAREETPEGIRLRVAAEGLDDLHHGQSIAVSGVCLTVEEFGAVDADDEAGDGADDDTADRSWFSVFLAAETVAKTYLGEVREGDVVNIERALAADGRFDGHVVQGHVDTTAEVKRVERVGEDWRFTFSIPEGFGKYVVDKGSVALDGISLTVAQKRDDEFDVAIIPTTYELTNLSGKEVGDPIHVEVDVVAKYVENMLEGYAESLAGTPTASSD; from the coding sequence ATGTTCACCGGAATCGTGGAGACCGCCGGCGAGGTCCTCGCTCGCGAGGAGACGCCGGAGGGGATCCGTCTGCGCGTCGCCGCCGAGGGTCTCGACGACCTCCATCACGGCCAGTCAATCGCCGTCAGCGGCGTCTGCCTCACCGTCGAGGAGTTCGGTGCGGTCGACGCGGACGACGAGGCTGGCGACGGCGCTGACGACGATACCGCCGACCGTTCGTGGTTCTCCGTGTTCCTCGCGGCCGAGACGGTCGCGAAGACGTACCTCGGGGAGGTCCGCGAGGGCGACGTCGTCAACATCGAACGCGCCCTCGCGGCCGACGGCCGCTTCGACGGCCACGTCGTGCAGGGCCACGTCGACACGACCGCCGAGGTGAAGCGCGTCGAACGGGTCGGCGAGGACTGGCGGTTCACCTTCTCCATCCCGGAGGGCTTCGGGAAGTACGTCGTCGACAAAGGGTCAGTCGCACTCGACGGCATCTCGCTGACGGTCGCACAGAAGCGTGACGACGAGTTCGACGTGGCCATCATCCCGACCACCTACGAGTTGACCAACCTCTCAGGGAAGGAGGTTGGCGACCCGATTCACGTCGAGGTAGACGTGGTCGCGAAGTACGTCGAGAATATGCTGGAAGGGTACGCGGAGTCGTTGGCCGGCACGCCGACGGCGTCGAGCGACTGA
- a CDS encoding sensor histidine kinase yields the protein MAGGPAGPLRTLLDVSPDYAGETQAIRADVFDVLDDSYVSVADSAAADEDTLSPDLTIVVGSTPERSEVVDDERSVPTVYCVDDPERARAIEANSDPRTTAMPWTPTRPQWEFLPAAIERVLSGVELGRYERLLGTIADGVYVLDSAGKFVQVNDSLCSLTGYSREELLGSRVELIKDSETVAEAEDALRGLLRDETARQAVLDIEILQKDGTPVPCEDRMTILRSQGEFRGTVGSLRDMSDQRHREQMLSELLSATTEMLAADSPEAIAQIVVDTAEDALGLPFSTVRYADGELVPVVSSEATKAVMPERPTYELGEGPVGTAFTEQSVLYRRVSDVEDGRDRGDLTAALYLPLGTHGTLTVGTLAQQGLSDQDQFVVQLLAQSAAAALDRIVREVELEEYEALVKSVDDMAFVVDDDDSFRLFTDPFAAFLGYGRDELEREPFDLVDDGTIEGLVTALRANDQSRSLTRAAELLDATGTKQPVRLTASPIASNEFSGIVVSVDDTSELVSAQEAVVRATTRVEQLFDTVTDPVLELKSTTEGIVVNEYNHSFARLTTAAIAGEHVSALETSLCDERLSDRIRDIVAQDRLSSDGRPDDSERDPVVVDTPNGRRDYVTRTLQADIDDRTHLFVLLTDVTDLRQRETQLAVLGRVLRHNLRNEMNVVQGFAAEIGRRSTDADIVSQANHIETASTRLLSLSETARRAQTALGSDTAYQRTHPADVIEDSVEVLGTEADDPTLSVSVDDCDDVHVSDNFAVAVAQLIENAFVHGDVPVTCSVSQSDGRVYFRVCDAGSGIPDHEWDIVTGEPDITQLRHGSGLGLWLVRWITDNHSGSLFRDTTDAGESVVGIWVPTSPAE from the coding sequence ATGGCAGGCGGACCAGCGGGACCTCTCAGAACGCTACTCGACGTCTCACCCGACTACGCGGGTGAGACGCAGGCTATCCGTGCAGACGTGTTCGACGTACTGGACGACTCGTACGTCTCTGTCGCGGACTCGGCGGCCGCCGACGAGGACACCCTCTCACCAGACCTGACGATCGTGGTCGGCTCCACGCCGGAGCGCTCCGAGGTCGTCGATGACGAACGGTCGGTTCCGACCGTCTACTGCGTCGACGACCCCGAGCGTGCGCGGGCTATCGAAGCGAACAGCGACCCGCGGACGACCGCGATGCCGTGGACGCCGACACGACCGCAGTGGGAGTTCCTCCCGGCGGCGATCGAGCGTGTCCTGTCTGGCGTCGAACTCGGCCGCTACGAGCGCTTACTGGGGACGATCGCAGACGGCGTGTACGTGTTGGACAGTGCGGGCAAATTCGTGCAGGTGAACGATTCGCTGTGTTCGCTGACTGGGTACAGTCGCGAGGAACTGCTCGGAAGCCGAGTCGAGTTGATCAAAGACTCGGAAACGGTCGCCGAGGCCGAAGATGCGCTTCGCGGCCTCCTCCGGGACGAGACTGCTCGACAGGCCGTCTTGGACATCGAGATCCTCCAGAAGGACGGCACACCAGTTCCGTGTGAAGACCGGATGACCATCCTCCGCTCGCAGGGGGAGTTCCGGGGCACGGTCGGATCGCTCCGGGATATGAGCGACCAACGCCACCGTGAACAGATGCTCTCCGAGTTGCTCTCGGCCACGACCGAGATGCTCGCGGCCGACTCTCCGGAGGCAATCGCACAGATCGTCGTCGACACGGCGGAAGATGCACTCGGGCTCCCGTTCTCTACAGTTCGGTACGCCGACGGTGAACTCGTCCCGGTCGTGTCCTCGGAGGCGACCAAAGCCGTGATGCCGGAGCGACCGACGTACGAACTCGGTGAAGGGCCGGTCGGAACGGCGTTCACAGAGCAATCAGTCCTCTACCGACGCGTGTCTGACGTCGAGGACGGCCGTGATCGGGGCGACCTAACCGCCGCACTGTATCTCCCACTGGGAACGCACGGGACGCTCACGGTCGGGACACTCGCACAGCAGGGGCTCTCGGACCAGGATCAGTTCGTCGTTCAGTTGCTCGCGCAGTCTGCCGCGGCGGCCCTCGATCGGATCGTCCGCGAGGTGGAACTCGAAGAGTACGAAGCGTTGGTCAAGTCGGTGGACGACATGGCCTTCGTCGTCGACGACGACGACTCGTTTCGGCTGTTCACCGATCCCTTCGCAGCCTTCCTCGGATACGGTCGGGACGAACTGGAGCGCGAACCGTTCGACCTCGTCGACGATGGAACGATCGAGGGGCTCGTTACCGCCCTCCGAGCGAACGACCAGTCGAGGTCGCTGACACGCGCTGCTGAGTTGCTCGATGCCACCGGGACGAAACAGCCGGTTCGACTGACTGCGTCACCGATCGCGTCGAACGAGTTCTCTGGAATCGTGGTGTCCGTCGACGACACGTCCGAACTCGTGTCCGCACAGGAGGCGGTGGTCCGTGCGACCACGCGCGTCGAGCAGTTGTTCGACACAGTCACCGACCCGGTGTTGGAACTCAAGTCGACCACGGAGGGAATCGTCGTGAACGAGTACAACCACTCGTTCGCACGACTGACCACGGCAGCGATCGCAGGTGAACACGTCTCGGCACTCGAGACATCACTGTGCGACGAGCGACTCAGCGACCGGATCCGTGACATCGTCGCTCAAGACCGGCTGTCTTCCGACGGTCGACCAGACGACTCCGAACGAGACCCGGTGGTCGTGGACACGCCGAACGGACGGCGAGATTACGTGACGCGAACGCTGCAGGCCGACATCGACGATCGAACGCACCTGTTCGTGTTGTTGACCGACGTCACAGACCTCCGACAGCGTGAGACGCAGTTGGCGGTGTTGGGTCGTGTGTTACGACACAACCTCCGGAACGAGATGAACGTCGTCCAAGGGTTCGCAGCCGAGATCGGCCGCCGGTCGACGGACGCGGATATCGTTTCACAGGCGAATCACATCGAGACTGCCAGCACCCGACTTCTGTCGCTGAGCGAGACCGCTCGCCGGGCACAAACCGCGTTGGGGAGCGACACCGCGTATCAACGCACCCACCCAGCAGACGTGATCGAAGACAGCGTCGAGGTGCTCGGGACGGAAGCGGACGACCCCACGCTCTCGGTCTCGGTAGACGACTGTGACGACGTCCACGTCTCGGACAACTTCGCAGTCGCCGTCGCACAACTCATCGAGAACGCGTTCGTTCACGGCGACGTGCCCGTCACGTGTTCCGTCTCACAATCGGATGGCCGCGTGTACTTCCGGGTCTGTGACGCAGGCTCCGGTATCCCGGACCACGAGTGGGACATCGTCACTGGCGAACCTGACATTACCCAACTTCGACACGGGAGCGGACTCGGACTGTGGCTCGTGCGTTGGATCACCGACAACCACAGCGGTAGCCTCTTCCGAGACACGACCGACGCTGGGGAGTCTGTGGTTGGGATCTGGGTGCCGACTTCGCCTGCCGAGTAG
- a CDS encoding methyltransferase domain-containing protein: MSEVLSDRQRERVDSRPDESFYGSPRYVTHADDGFLDRLTDLYAEVVPTDARVFDAMSSWVSHLPDDGYETVVGHGLNADELAANDRLDDWFVQDLNDDQTLPLTDASVDAVTCALSVQYLQYPGAVFREFARVLADEGVLVVSFTNRMFPTKAVRAWREASMDGRVDLVRSYVDATGAFDVQQVVRERPETDPLYAVVATRTPR; encoded by the coding sequence ATGTCCGAGGTACTGAGCGACCGTCAGCGTGAGCGGGTGGACTCACGACCCGACGAGTCGTTCTACGGGTCCCCACGATACGTCACGCACGCGGACGACGGATTCCTCGACCGACTCACCGATCTGTACGCCGAGGTAGTCCCGACCGACGCTCGCGTGTTCGACGCGATGAGCAGTTGGGTGTCGCACCTCCCCGACGACGGCTACGAGACGGTGGTCGGACACGGCCTCAACGCCGACGAGTTGGCGGCGAACGACCGACTCGACGACTGGTTCGTTCAGGACCTGAACGATGACCAGACGCTTCCGCTCACGGACGCGAGCGTCGACGCCGTCACCTGTGCGCTTTCGGTGCAGTACCTCCAGTATCCTGGCGCGGTGTTCCGCGAGTTCGCCCGCGTTCTCGCCGACGAGGGCGTCCTCGTCGTCAGTTTCACGAACCGAATGTTCCCGACGAAAGCGGTCCGCGCGTGGCGTGAGGCGTCGATGGACGGCAGAGTCGACCTCGTCCGGTCGTACGTCGACGCGACGGGCGCGTTCGACGTCCAGCAGGTCGTCCGCGAGCGCCCAGAGACGGACCCATTGTACGCGGTCGTGGCGACGCGAACGCCTCGGTGA